In Phycisphaerales bacterium, a single window of DNA contains:
- a CDS encoding sugar phosphate nucleotidyltransferase, which translates to MKGVVLAGGTGSRLFPLTKITNKHLLPIYDRPMIYYPIQTLVDAGIEDIMIVTGGRNSGDFLRLLANGKQFGLKHIHYTYQEGEGGIADALALAEHFADGHKICVVLGDNIIEGSVRDAADKFRKEPAGAHILLKEVPDAERFGVADVSGDRIMGIEEKPARPKSNYAVTGIYMYDATVFDKIKTLVPSRRGELEITDVNNAYLQRGDLTYNILQGWWTDAGTFESLYRANSAVAKDGANHVDRSATAPLFAAVGTAS; encoded by the coding sequence ATGAAAGGCGTCGTGCTGGCGGGAGGGACGGGCAGCCGTCTGTTTCCCCTTACCAAAATCACCAACAAGCACCTGCTGCCGATTTACGACCGGCCGATGATCTACTACCCGATCCAGACGCTCGTAGACGCGGGGATCGAGGACATCATGATCGTCACCGGCGGGCGTAACTCGGGGGACTTCCTGCGCCTGCTGGCGAACGGGAAGCAGTTCGGGCTGAAGCACATCCACTACACGTACCAGGAAGGCGAAGGCGGCATCGCCGACGCCCTGGCGCTCGCCGAGCATTTCGCCGACGGCCACAAGATCTGTGTCGTGTTGGGAGACAACATCATCGAAGGGAGCGTGCGCGACGCGGCGGACAAGTTCCGGAAGGAGCCGGCGGGCGCGCACATCCTGCTGAAGGAAGTTCCCGATGCCGAGCGTTTCGGCGTCGCCGACGTTTCCGGGGACCGGATCATGGGAATCGAAGAGAAACCGGCGCGTCCGAAATCGAACTATGCCGTGACCGGCATTTATATGTACGATGCCACCGTCTTCGACAAGATCAAAACGCTCGTGCCGTCTCGCCGCGGCGAGCTCGAGATCACCGACGTCAACAACGCGTACCTCCAGCGCGGCGACCTCACGTACAACATCCTCCAGGGCTGGTGGACCGACGCCGGCACCTTCGAGAGCCTCTATCGCGCCAACAGCGCCGTCGCCAAGGACGGGGCCAACCACGTCGACCGCTCCGCCACCGCTCCGCTCTTCGCCGCCGTGGGCACCGCAAGCTAA
- a CDS encoding cupin domain-containing protein — protein sequence MDLYDWNSMPAEQLNPQIVRRAVHTENLTIARLLLAKDAVVPEHSHVNEQVATVERGALRFQIGGRELVLGAGQSVAIPSNVPHSVVALEDTVVVDIFSPRREDWIRGDDAYLRK from the coding sequence ATGGATCTCTACGATTGGAACAGCATGCCCGCCGAGCAGCTCAATCCGCAGATCGTTCGGCGCGCGGTGCACACCGAAAACCTGACCATCGCCCGGCTCCTGCTGGCCAAGGACGCGGTTGTTCCCGAGCACAGCCACGTCAACGAGCAGGTCGCGACCGTGGAGCGCGGCGCTCTCCGCTTCCAGATCGGCGGGCGCGAGCTCGTGCTCGGCGCCGGCCAGTCGGTGGCGATCCCGTCGAACGTGCCGCATAGCGTGGTCGCCCTCGAGGACACCGTCGTCGTCGACATCTTCTCGCCCCGGCGGGAGGATTGGATCCGCGGCGACGATGCCTATCTGCGAAAGTAA